One genomic segment of Bacteroidota bacterium includes these proteins:
- a CDS encoding secondary thiamine-phosphate synthase enzyme YjbQ — MTKQYGLTLPEYRRGFHLITDSIEKTLEELPEQGLLNIFIKHTSAALAINENADPSVRTDFESFTNQMIPEYTSFFSHTLEGSDDMPAHLKSSIFGQSINIPVSNHRLNLGIWQGIYLCEFRNHGGNRQLVLTVIS, encoded by the coding sequence ATGACAAAGCAGTACGGACTCACCCTTCCCGAATACAGGCGTGGATTTCATTTAATCACGGACAGTATTGAAAAAACGCTGGAAGAACTTCCCGAACAGGGCCTGTTAAATATATTTATCAAACATACCTCTGCAGCCTTGGCAATTAATGAGAATGCCGATCCTTCTGTAAGAACTGACTTTGAATCTTTTACAAACCAGATGATACCGGAATATACTTCTTTTTTCTCCCATACCCTTGAAGGGAGCGATGATATGCCGGCACATTTAAAATCCTCAATCTTTGGCCAATCCATTAATATCCCTGTTTCAAATCACCGTTTAAATTTAGGAATCTGGCAGGGAATTTATTTGTGCGAATTCAGAAACCATGGAGGAAACCGTCAACTTGTTCTGACGGTTATCAGCTAA
- a CDS encoding TonB-dependent receptor, whose amino-acid sequence MSAFKHILLIVVLAVFRVNVGYGQHTALIFGTITDINHQPLSSVTVKIEGEIAGTTTDRNGSFRLLVPDLRPVIVVFSCVGYRTEKLKLFLNPNSRLMLNFSLSVAEKTLDEVLISGHNDPAGNWVRVGTKSFDLIPNPSGNIEELLKTMPGVASNNELSSQYSVRGGNFDENLVYVNDVEVYRPYLVHSGQQEGLSFVNSDMVSSVKFSAGGFDASYGDKMSSVLDVNYKRPTAFGGSVLAGLLGGAVHLEGLTKNNRLSYNIGLRYKSNQYLLNSLPVQGDYKPSFSDFQTFLTYRFSRSFNLEFLGNYSGNTYHFIPQSRNTTFGTYLNPLNLKMYYDGQEIDNYNLAMGALTANYHPDKRIFLKFILSANSSNEKESYDVQAQYWLNELDNTSGSITYGDSTMNLGMGSFLTHARNRFNLHFLSFSQLGSFGRSGNMIKWGFRCQSERVNDKMNEWEMVDSAGYSLPYDGNLLVLERSVKADNTYHTIRTSGYVLHNLWLKVGDAKIVTNIGLRASYWDFNHEFLLSPRAAISIVPKWERQVLFRFSSGCYFQPPYYRELRNRNGEVNYNIKAQRSVHFLAGCDYYLKINERPFILTAEAYYKKLSMLIPYTTDNLRTEYSALNNATGYTTGLDLRLYGEFVEGVESWASLSLMRSMEDIKGDYYMDATGHKVDIGSYPRPTDQLLNLSMFFQDYLPDNPSFKVFLTLFFGSPLPSTNPTSDRYDQIFRMPSYKRVDIGFSKMVTDENSRNKGITLFKAIKSIWLSAEIFNLLGVNNTVSNMWIKAVSNQQGISGEYAVPNYLTSRRLNLKVQIKF is encoded by the coding sequence ATGTCTGCATTTAAACATATTTTATTGATTGTTGTTCTGGCGGTTTTCCGCGTGAATGTTGGCTATGGCCAGCATACGGCATTGATCTTTGGGACTATCACAGATATTAATCATCAACCCCTGTCATCTGTTACTGTTAAAATTGAAGGAGAAATAGCAGGTACAACAACTGACAGAAACGGGAGTTTCCGGTTGTTGGTTCCAGATTTGCGGCCTGTGATAGTGGTGTTTTCATGTGTAGGGTACAGGACCGAAAAATTAAAGCTATTTCTTAATCCTAATTCCCGTTTGATGCTTAATTTTTCATTGAGTGTGGCGGAGAAAACTCTAGATGAAGTGCTGATTTCCGGACATAATGACCCGGCCGGCAATTGGGTAAGAGTCGGTACCAAGTCATTCGATCTTATTCCCAATCCTAGCGGAAATATAGAGGAATTATTGAAGACGATGCCGGGTGTTGCCTCAAACAACGAATTAAGTTCACAATATTCAGTTCGTGGAGGTAATTTTGATGAAAATCTTGTTTATGTGAATGATGTAGAGGTCTACCGGCCTTACCTGGTACATTCGGGTCAGCAGGAAGGGTTGAGTTTCGTCAATTCGGATATGGTTTCGTCGGTTAAATTCTCTGCCGGCGGTTTTGATGCCAGTTATGGAGATAAAATGTCTTCGGTTCTGGATGTAAATTATAAAAGGCCTACAGCCTTTGGAGGTTCCGTACTGGCAGGGTTGCTTGGAGGAGCCGTGCATCTGGAGGGATTGACAAAAAACAACAGATTATCCTACAATATAGGACTGAGGTATAAATCCAATCAATACCTTTTGAATAGCCTTCCTGTACAGGGGGATTATAAACCTTCTTTTTCAGATTTTCAGACATTTTTAACCTATAGGTTTTCCAGATCTTTTAATCTTGAATTTTTAGGAAATTATTCTGGAAATACTTATCATTTTATCCCTCAGTCCAGAAATACAACTTTTGGTACCTATTTAAATCCCCTGAACCTCAAAATGTACTATGATGGACAGGAAATAGACAATTATAATCTGGCCATGGGTGCCCTAACTGCAAATTATCATCCTGACAAAAGAATTTTTCTGAAATTTATTCTCTCTGCAAATTCTTCGAATGAAAAAGAGTCCTATGATGTCCAGGCTCAATATTGGTTGAATGAGCTGGATAATACTTCAGGTTCTATTACTTATGGCGACAGTACGATGAACCTCGGAATGGGATCATTTCTCACTCATGCCCGTAACCGTTTTAATTTGCATTTCCTGTCTTTTTCTCAATTGGGAAGTTTCGGGAGAAGCGGGAATATGATCAAATGGGGATTCAGATGTCAATCGGAGCGGGTAAATGATAAAATGAATGAGTGGGAAATGGTTGATTCTGCGGGTTATTCGTTACCTTATGACGGGAATTTGCTGGTACTGGAAAGGTCGGTGAAGGCTGATAATACTTATCATACAATCCGAACGTCAGGGTATGTTCTTCATAATCTGTGGCTTAAGGTTGGAGATGCAAAAATTGTGACCAACATCGGATTAAGGGCATCCTACTGGGATTTTAATCATGAATTTTTGCTTTCGCCCCGTGCAGCAATAAGTATCGTTCCAAAATGGGAGAGACAAGTATTATTCCGCTTTTCTTCCGGTTGTTATTTCCAGCCTCCATATTACAGGGAATTAAGAAACCGGAATGGTGAGGTGAATTATAACATTAAAGCTCAAAGGTCCGTTCATTTCTTAGCCGGTTGTGATTATTATTTAAAAATAAACGAACGTCCCTTTATTCTGACTGCTGAAGCTTATTATAAAAAGCTGAGTATGCTAATTCCTTATACGACAGATAATTTGCGTACAGAGTACAGTGCCTTAAACAATGCTACAGGTTATACCACTGGCTTGGATTTGCGTTTGTACGGGGAATTTGTTGAAGGGGTCGAATCCTGGGCCAGCCTTTCGCTGATGCGGTCTATGGAAGACATCAAAGGTGATTATTATATGGATGCTACGGGACATAAAGTAGATATTGGAAGTTACCCGCGCCCTACAGATCAATTATTGAATTTGAGTATGTTTTTTCAGGACTATCTGCCGGATAATCCTTCTTTTAAAGTATTCCTTACACTATTTTTCGGATCCCCTCTTCCTTCGACCAATCCTACCTCTGACCGCTACGATCAGATATTCCGCATGCCCTCTTATAAAAGAGTGGATATAGGTTTTTCAAAGATGGTTACTGATGAAAATAGCCGGAACAAAGGAATAACCCTGTTTAAAGCAATTAAAAGTATTTGGTTGAGCGCCGAAATATTTAACCTGTTGGGGGTTAACAATACGGTTTCCAACATGTGGATAAAGGCCGTTTCAAATCAACAGGGTATTTCGGGTGAATATGCCGTTCCAAACTATTTAACTTCCAGGCGCCTCAATTTAAAAGTTCAAATCAAATTCTAA
- a CDS encoding PAS domain-containing protein: protein MNIHLSIKAKILVCILTIYIATFIMICLPVYKMAVKDTNRFSNSFSRDLASTFTSRLNRYMETTRSLGQIYETYGSFPASKRLNPGEFLLNTLQKNDDLMAVWSIWEAKAPNKPNVAEAYYKHNGQIYSGKNYLDTSKNGQFLSFYLTSGKEKQETIIEPYIYSYSGSKKDEIIQTSIIYPIIDHNKFLGAVACDINLGKLQELFHNTSIPKGASAFLVSNSGKNIICSDGNSQNPTLKNLNFEDRINSKILNHIGKNEIYSFSGRNKETGEKMFYSFAPVNIENTDLNWALGIVIPQKTVKAETFKAFNQTLLIGLAGLIILILFAWNISEYITKTLGRITLVLKKMSLGDIDFTPSPLKTHQNDILAEIETSVYKLHEGLNNTTQFAKEIGKGNFKFRYELLSEKDALGTSLLEMRDNLLEAQKHEQERINEDQKRNWANNGIAKFSEILRQNNDKLKVLSFDLIENLVKYLKANQGGLFIINDNEPNDIFIEMTACLAYDREKYHQKRIELGEGLIGRCVQEAETIYLTEIPEDYIEITSGLGGDNPRCLLLVPLKVDKKVFGVIEIASFIAMEPYQVQFIEKLGENIASTLSNVKINTNTQILLAKFQQQTEEMTAQEEELRQNLEELQSTQEEMDRIKKEENEKTKSMMQAMEENRKLLFDIIDKIPGRIVLKDASGKLVILNSAFAKVFNKKVDALIGKNNFDIYPQEIATKYFEKDREILEKGPQFYLQEEKNQDGTVHFMQTTRMPFYIANLKQNGILSIQIDVTEIKNMEIELSRKNEVLVKAQNELNKEKYLMDALMNNIPDSIYFKDEMSRFILVSKAMMDKFNTENPNILIGKSDFDFFAKEHAQRAYDDEQKIIKTGKPLIDVIEKETWTDGSLSWVSTTKMPLLNEKNDTVGTFGISRNITKLMKMELLAEQQKKMVDLLSKNIPLIFYEVDPQGKFVEFRGAGLTRMSLTEKDILGKNIFEIYPQSADQIHNSNGEDVCITFNSTGLKENKKWQFKHYLFNNKVVNGGFIGFAYEMED, encoded by the coding sequence ATGAACATACATTTATCCATAAAAGCCAAAATACTTGTCTGCATCCTCACAATATACATTGCAACTTTTATAATGATCTGCCTGCCGGTATACAAAATGGCTGTAAAAGACACAAACCGTTTTTCGAATTCATTTAGCAGGGACTTAGCCTCTACATTTACCTCCAGGCTAAACAGATATATGGAAACTACGCGTTCTTTGGGACAAATTTATGAAACATACGGTTCCTTTCCGGCTTCAAAACGTTTAAACCCGGGTGAATTCCTGTTAAATACCTTACAAAAAAATGACGACTTGATGGCGGTCTGGTCAATATGGGAAGCAAAGGCCCCAAACAAGCCCAATGTTGCAGAAGCCTATTATAAACATAATGGACAAATATATTCCGGAAAAAACTACCTGGATACATCTAAAAATGGGCAATTCCTGAGTTTTTATTTAACCTCGGGGAAAGAGAAACAGGAAACCATCATAGAACCCTATATCTACTCTTATTCAGGAAGTAAAAAAGATGAAATCATTCAAACCAGCATCATCTATCCCATCATTGACCATAATAAATTTCTGGGAGCCGTTGCCTGCGATATAAATCTCGGCAAACTGCAGGAATTGTTTCATAATACATCCATACCCAAAGGGGCTTCAGCGTTTCTGGTCAGCAACAGTGGGAAAAACATTATCTGTTCAGACGGTAACAGTCAAAATCCCACATTAAAAAACTTAAATTTTGAGGATAGGATCAATTCAAAAATATTGAACCATATCGGTAAAAACGAAATATATTCGTTTTCCGGCCGGAATAAAGAGACCGGTGAAAAAATGTTTTATTCATTTGCCCCAGTAAACATTGAAAATACAGATCTCAACTGGGCTCTGGGAATTGTCATTCCCCAAAAAACCGTAAAAGCAGAAACATTCAAAGCTTTTAACCAGACCCTGTTAATTGGTTTGGCCGGTTTAATCATACTAATCCTGTTTGCCTGGAACATAAGCGAATACATAACCAAAACATTGGGAAGAATCACTTTGGTTCTAAAAAAGATGTCACTGGGGGATATAGACTTCACCCCCTCACCTCTCAAAACTCATCAAAATGATATACTTGCTGAAATTGAAACGTCGGTGTATAAACTGCATGAAGGTTTAAACAACACTACGCAATTTGCCAAGGAGATTGGAAAAGGAAATTTTAAATTTCGATATGAGCTTTTGAGTGAGAAAGATGCTTTGGGAACCTCGCTCCTTGAGATGAGGGACAATTTACTGGAAGCTCAAAAACATGAACAGGAAAGAATCAACGAGGATCAAAAACGCAACTGGGCGAACAATGGAATTGCCAAATTCAGTGAAATTCTACGCCAAAACAATGATAAATTAAAGGTTCTTTCCTTTGACCTCATAGAAAATCTGGTAAAATACCTGAAAGCCAACCAGGGGGGACTATTCATTATAAATGACAATGAGCCTAATGATATATTTATTGAAATGACGGCCTGTTTGGCCTATGACCGGGAAAAGTATCACCAGAAACGTATTGAACTTGGAGAAGGGCTTATCGGGAGATGTGTTCAGGAAGCGGAAACCATTTACCTGACAGAAATTCCGGAGGATTATATCGAAATCACTTCAGGATTAGGTGGCGATAATCCAAGATGTTTACTTTTAGTCCCTTTAAAAGTAGACAAGAAAGTATTCGGGGTTATCGAAATCGCCTCGTTCATTGCAATGGAACCCTATCAGGTTCAGTTCATTGAGAAGTTAGGCGAAAACATTGCTTCCACTCTTTCAAATGTCAAAATCAACACCAATACCCAAATCCTTCTGGCCAAATTCCAGCAACAAACTGAAGAAATGACTGCCCAGGAAGAAGAACTCAGGCAAAATCTTGAAGAACTGCAGTCGACACAGGAGGAAATGGACAGGATAAAAAAAGAGGAGAATGAAAAAACAAAGTCAATGATGCAGGCTATGGAAGAAAACCGCAAGCTGTTGTTCGACATCATAGATAAAATCCCCGGACGTATCGTCCTGAAAGATGCAAGCGGGAAACTGGTTATCCTCAATTCAGCCTTTGCCAAGGTATTTAATAAAAAGGTGGATGCCCTTATAGGTAAAAACAATTTCGATATCTATCCTCAGGAAATAGCAACGAAGTACTTTGAAAAGGACAGGGAAATTCTCGAAAAAGGCCCTCAATTTTATTTACAGGAAGAAAAAAACCAGGACGGAACGGTTCATTTTATGCAGACTACCAGAATGCCATTCTATATTGCCAATCTGAAACAAAACGGAATTCTCAGTATCCAGATAGATGTGACCGAAATAAAAAATATGGAAATCGAACTTTCCAGGAAAAACGAAGTACTGGTCAAAGCACAAAATGAGCTCAACAAAGAAAAATATTTGATGGATGCCTTGATGAACAATATCCCCGACAGTATTTATTTTAAGGATGAGATGAGCCGGTTTATTCTTGTTTCCAAGGCAATGATGGACAAATTCAATACTGAAAATCCCAATATTCTGATTGGCAAATCTGATTTTGACTTCTTCGCTAAAGAGCATGCACAGCGGGCTTATGATGATGAACAAAAGATCATAAAAACCGGGAAACCCTTGATTGACGTCATCGAAAAAGAAACATGGACTGACGGTTCCCTTTCCTGGGTTTCAACGACCAAAATGCCCTTGCTTAACGAGAAAAATGATACAGTTGGTACTTTCGGCATTTCACGGAATATTACCAAACTGATGAAAATGGAACTTTTGGCTGAGCAACAGAAAAAAATGGTGGATTTACTCAGCAAAAATATACCGCTTATCTTTTATGAAGTCGATCCACAAGGAAAATTCGTAGAATTTAGAGGGGCCGGACTTACACGAATGTCCCTGACAGAAAAAGATATACTGGGCAAAAATATTTTCGAGATCTACCCGCAATCTGCAGACCAAATACACAATAGCAACGGCGAAGATGTTTGTATCACCTTTAACTCAACCGGATTAAAAGAGAACAAAAAATGGCAGTTCAAACATTACTTATTCAACAATAAAGTGGTAAACGGAGGTTTCATAGGTTTTGCCTATGAAATGGAAGATTAG
- a CDS encoding amino acid permease — translation MEKIKSRMNFKNLFRRKSIEAIFKDSKEAEKGQATLSRYLTVTDLTALAIAAIIGAGIFGTIGNASFNGGPAVSLMFVFTAIACAFSAMCYAAFASSIPISGSAYTYAYASLGEIIAWIIGWDLLMEYAVGNIAVAISWSDYFTSFLSNTGIHFPDFLSMDYYSALKGHKAALELLHQGALFNQLPSYMQDAYKAWTDAPVIGNIHLVADIPAFTIVVVVTIIVFLGIRESKIAGNIMVLIKLIVILMVIGAGIFYVKPSNWKPFAPNGLGGVLKSVSAVFFAYIGFDAISSTAEECKNPQRDLPRAMIYSLIICTLLYILISLVLTGMVSYKELSVGDPLSFVFQKLHLSWISGIVAMGAIIAMTGVLLVFQVGQPRIWMSMSRDGLLPKRFGKIHPRFHTPAFSTVLTGIVVAVPSLFLNITEVTDLTSIGTLFAFVLVCAGVLHLDASGNQMKGKFRIPYVNSAWIIPLLYVAGFVIMYIYNHDAFIRFFDFTDIPQGKTFWSITQHKIPLLSFIIIAAIVAVLSIIRKYSLIPVIGLLINLYLMTELGITNWMRFVVWLAVGLVIYFAYSIRKSKLNKE, via the coding sequence ATGGAAAAAATAAAATCCAGGATGAACTTTAAAAATCTTTTCCGCAGAAAATCAATTGAGGCGATTTTTAAGGATTCGAAGGAAGCTGAAAAGGGACAGGCAACATTGTCAAGGTATTTGACGGTTACTGATTTAACCGCGTTGGCAATAGCAGCAATTATTGGAGCAGGGATATTTGGAACTATCGGTAATGCCAGTTTTAACGGTGGGCCTGCTGTCAGCCTGATGTTTGTTTTTACGGCCATAGCCTGTGCTTTTTCAGCCATGTGCTATGCTGCTTTTGCATCCTCAATTCCCATCAGCGGAAGTGCTTATACTTATGCTTATGCTTCGTTGGGTGAAATAATAGCCTGGATTATCGGTTGGGACCTTTTGATGGAATATGCAGTAGGAAATATTGCCGTGGCCATCTCATGGTCTGATTACTTTACCTCTTTTCTCAGCAATACCGGCATACATTTCCCTGATTTTCTGAGTATGGATTATTACTCTGCCCTGAAAGGACATAAGGCAGCCCTTGAACTTTTACATCAGGGTGCACTTTTCAATCAACTCCCGTCTTATATGCAGGATGCCTATAAGGCCTGGACGGATGCTCCGGTTATTGGGAATATCCATCTGGTGGCCGACATACCTGCCTTTACCATTGTTGTGGTGGTCACAATTATTGTATTCTTGGGCATCCGCGAGAGTAAAATTGCAGGGAACATTATGGTGCTTATTAAACTTATAGTCATCCTGATGGTTATCGGCGCAGGTATATTTTATGTAAAGCCATCAAACTGGAAACCTTTTGCACCCAATGGATTGGGGGGAGTGCTCAAAAGTGTATCAGCCGTATTTTTCGCTTATATCGGTTTCGATGCCATCTCATCCACTGCCGAAGAATGCAAAAATCCCCAGCGGGATTTGCCACGGGCTATGATTTATTCCTTAATCATTTGCACCCTGCTGTATATATTGATTTCACTGGTTCTGACTGGAATGGTCAGTTATAAGGAACTATCAGTAGGTGATCCTCTGTCCTTTGTTTTTCAAAAATTACATCTTTCCTGGATATCGGGAATCGTTGCCATGGGGGCTATTATAGCAATGACCGGAGTTTTACTTGTTTTCCAGGTCGGACAGCCCCGTATCTGGATGAGCATGAGCCGTGACGGACTGCTGCCCAAACGTTTCGGAAAAATCCATCCCAGATTTCATACCCCTGCTTTTTCGACTGTACTTACCGGTATTGTTGTAGCCGTACCCTCCCTGTTTTTGAACATTACCGAAGTAACCGACCTGACCAGCATCGGTACGCTCTTTGCTTTTGTGCTTGTCTGCGCCGGAGTATTGCATCTGGATGCCTCAGGAAACCAAATGAAAGGTAAGTTCAGGATACCTTATGTCAATTCAGCATGGATCATCCCATTACTCTATGTGGCAGGTTTTGTGATTATGTATATATACAATCATGATGCTTTTATCCGTTTTTTTGATTTTACGGACATACCCCAGGGTAAAACCTTCTGGAGCATCACCCAGCATAAAATCCCTCTGCTGTCTTTTATAATTATCGCCGCAATTGTGGCAGTCCTATCTATAATCCGAAAATATTCCCTAATCCCGGTCATCGGATTGCTGATCAATCTTTACCTGATGACCGAACTGGGAATCACCAACTGGATGCGCTTTGTGGTATGGTTAGCCGTGGGGCTGGTTATTTATTTTGCATACAGCATAAGGAAAAGCAAATTGAATAAGGAATAA